One window of Carassius auratus strain Wakin unplaced genomic scaffold, ASM336829v1 scaf_tig00029891, whole genome shotgun sequence genomic DNA carries:
- the LOC113079952 gene encoding neurogenic differentiation factor 6-B-like, translating to MLTVPFEDPDMMRDSQFGATFTRQETLNSAEFKETEDDNTDREEEEREEDENGVPKKKGPRKKKFSDGHNDRVKLRRQEANARERSRMHGLNDALESLRKVVPCYSKTQKLSKIETLRLAKNYIWALSETLNAGKRPDLLAFVQTLCKGLSQPTTNLVAGCLQLNARNFLTDHNGDVSFSGRPQYDSMYAYPNAEMATPPGLSSGPRDGVKPFRPYNYYASYESYYDSASPESSSPHFDGQMSPPINYNGIFSLKKHEDQVEYSKNCHYGMRYCNVPGRGSMYRVSPDSHFPYDLHPHSQSFQSQDELNTGFHN from the coding sequence ATGCTAACCGTGCCATTTGAAGACCCAGACATGATGCGCGATTCTCAGTTTGGTGCCACCTTCACCCGTCAGGAGACACTCAACAGCGCCGAGTTCAAGGAGACAGAGGACGACAACACGgacagagaagaggaggagagagaggaggacgAGAACGGTGTCCCGAAGAAGAAAGGTCCGCGTAAAAAGAAATTCTCCGACGGTCACAACGACCGCGTCAAACTGCGCCGGCAGGAAGCGAACGCGCGCGAGCGCAGCCGCATGCACGGACTCAACGACGCGCTCGAGAGCCTGCGTAAAGTCGTGCCGTGCTACTCCAAGACGCAAAAACTCTCCAAGATCGAGACGCTGAGGCTGGCCAAGAATTACATATGGGCTCTGTCTGAGACTCTGAACGCGGGAAAGAGACCCGACCTGCTGGCGTTCGTGCAGACCCTGTGTAAGGGCTTGTCACAGCCGACTACTAACTTGGTTGCTGGTTGCCTGCAGCTGAACGCCAGAAATTTCCTCACGGATCACAACGGGGACGTGTCGTTCTCTGGCAGGCCTCAGTACGATTCTATGTACGCTTATCCTAACGCAGAGATGGCCACGCCCCCTGGCCTCAGCTCCGGGCCCCGCGACGGCGTCAAGCCGTTCCGACCGTACAACTATTATGCGTCCTATGAGTCCTACTACGACAGCGCCTCTCCAGAGAGCAGCAGCCCTCATTTCGACGGCCAAATGAGTCCCCCGATTAATTACAATGGGATTTTCTCTCTTAAAAAGCACGAGGACCAGGTCGAGTACAGTAAGAACTGCCACTACGGGATGAGATACTGTAACGTTCCCGGTCGGGGCTCCATGTACCGCGTTTCCCCAGACAGCCATTTTCCTTACGACTTACATCCCCACAGCCAATCATTCCAGAGCCAGGACGAATTAAACACGGGTTTCCATAATTAA